From a region of the Zingiber officinale cultivar Zhangliang chromosome 4B, Zo_v1.1, whole genome shotgun sequence genome:
- the LOC121978121 gene encoding uncharacterized protein LOC121978121 — translation MAAKILKTTSVSSGMRLCYTNFKTAFLRHFISSRKYQKTDHCLFALKQGPSEPLRSYIKRFNQVAQDIPAATSEILMSTFSHGLTEGEFFKDLIRNPVKNFDEMLEKAASYINVEEAQVARRKADQPPSSANKPERRVPQPPAQPLPRARDARPTFHPG, via the exons ATGGCAGCAAAGATCCTGAAGACCACCTCTGTTAGTTCAGGAATGCGGCTCTGTTACACCA ATTTCAAGACCGCATTCCTGCGCCACTTCATCAGCAGCAGGAAATATCAAAAAACTGACCATTGTCTGTTTGCTCTGAAGCAAGGGCCCTCTGAGCCGTTAAGAAGCTATATCAaacgcttcaaccaagtggcccaGGATATCCCCGCAGCCACATCGGAAATACTCATGAGCACCTTCTCTCATGGTCTGACAGAAGGAGAATTCTTTAAGGATCTCATCAGAAATCCCGTAAAGAATTTCGATGAGATGCTGGAGAAGGCGGCCAgctacatcaatgtggaagaagcgcaggtgGCTCGAAGGAAGGCAGACCAACCGCCTTCTTCTGCCAACAAGCCAGAAAGAAGAGTACCCCAACCGCCTGCTCAACCTCTCCCGCGTGCTCGGGATGCCCGACCTACTTTCCACCCTGGTTAG